DNA sequence from the Parafrankia irregularis genome:
AAGAAGATGAAGCCGCTCGGCTTCACCCTGGAGGAGATGCGCTCGCTGCTGGTCCTGCGAGACGAGCTCGCGCAGCCGGATCTGCCCGCCCAGCAGCGGGCCGAGCTGCAGGCGAGGCTCGCGACCTGGGTGGCGCTCGCCGAGGAGAAACTGATCACACTGCGCCAGCAGGTGCAGGTGGCGGAAGCCTTCGTCGGCGGGCTGCACGACGACGCGGAGCGTTCCTCCGGCGCGACCTGAGCCGCCCGGAGCCCCGGCTCCAGCGGCCGGCGAGCTGGACGCCACCGGCCGCATTGGCACTACCAGCGGCTGTCGGCGCTACCAGAGGCTGTTGTACATGGACGCCGAGGCCGGATGCATGTTGGGGTTGACCAGCGACGAGTGGACATCCCCGCTGTCGCCTTCGTTGAAGTAGGCCTCATACGCGAGCGAACCGGCGTACTGCTGGAAAACCGAGTACATCTGCTGGATATAAAGCGGGTTGTCACCACCCGCGGCTCCGCGCCCGCCGGCAACGGTGTTCAGGGCCACAACACCCCACTCGGGCACCGAGAAGAGCTTGCTGTGCTGCTGCGCGAAGCGGATGACGTCGCACAGACCCTGGTATGCGTTGCACTGGTCGGTGAAGTCCTTGACCGTGTGGCTGGGAGGGTACTGGTCGTAGCTGTCGATGCCGATCACGTCGACGTAGCTGTTACCCGGGTAGACGCTGTAGGCGTCGTAGTCCGGGCCGTGCGCGTTGAGGTTCCAGTCGATGCGCGCCGCCGGGGCCGCCGATTTGATCGACGACGAGGCGTTCTGGAAGCACTTCACGTAGGCCGTGGGATTCGTGCCGGCGTACCAGCCGAACCATTTGCCGTTGAACTCCCACCCGAGCCGGACGAACGAGTCACCTCGGCCCTGGTTCACCAGCCACCGGCCGAACTGGCGCCATTTGGCGTTGTAGTCGCCGGCGGCGCAGGAGGTCATGTTGCCCACATCCGGAAAGAGCGGAACGCTGATCACGAGTGTGCCGGGATATGAGGCGAACACACGCCCCATCCAGGGGTTCACAACGTCGTCCCAGTCGGCGCGGTCGGTGTAGGTGACAACGACGTCCACCGGGCGATCCCGGAACTGCGCCCAGGCGTTGACCTCGGCCATCGTGTGCGCGGCCAGACCGCTCGGGAAGAGTCCGTCCGTCGCCGCCCGCGCCACCGGCCCGGTGGCGGGCGCCGCGACAGCGGTTCCGGTCGGGGCGGTGCCCGGAGCGGCACCTGGCGCCGAGGGAGCCACCGACTCCGCCGCAGGGGCAGGCGTCTGCGTCTGTGTCTGCGCCGTCAGATTGGAGGCCGAGACGTTTTCCTGCTTGTGCTGGGCGGGGCCCAGAATCCAGGCGACGAGGGCGAGTACCACCGCGACGACGACCAGAACCACGGGAATGTAGGGATGATTTCCCGACCTCGCACCCCAGTGTTCGATGATCCAGTCGGTGATCCGGTTCGGCAGGGTCTGGTCGGCAGCCGGCTCGGCGAACGCTCCGGCGCGAGCCTCCTGGCCCCGGTCACCGCCACGCTCGGCGGAAGAGGCCACGGGAAGGATCCCGTCCAGCGAATCGTCGGCCGTCCTTCCGCCCCGGGCCGAATCTGTGCCGCGCCGACGTCCGGTCGCCTTCGACGTGTCGGCGGCGGGCCTGGCTTCCGGCGTGGGATTCGACCGCACAGGCGGCATGATCATGGTCGCTCGGCCGGACTCCTCGCGGCCCGGATCCGGCTGGGAGACCGAGCCCTGCTCACCGCGGAACGGCCGTGGCAGCTCACCACGAACAAGGCGCTGGGTGCCCGTGTCGGGGCCGACGGCGCGGTCCGCGCCGCGGGCCGGCAGGCGGTCCACCGGCCGTGTCTCGCGGTCCACCGGCCGCGGACGGGCTGCCCGCCCTTCGGCGCCCGCAGACCGCTCGTCCCCGGTCCGCCGGTCGGCGCGCAGACGCCGGTCGGAGGCGCCACGTCGCCGGTCGGACCGGTCAGGTCCGTCCGCGGCGACCTCGCCAGACTGAAACCCGTCTGCCTGGCCAACCAGGCCACCGGCACGACGTCTGTCATTCCCGTTCCGGCGATCGTCTGCCCTCCGACGGTCGTCGGAGACCTGTCGATCCGCTTCGGTGCCAGCCCGGCCCGCGGTGCCGTCGCCACCGGGGGCATCGGGGGGATAGGGGGCGACCGGCGAGGTCCGTGGCCGTCGCCGTGCCGAACCACCCCGGGCGGCCAGCAGATCAGGGTCGAACCCGGCATCCGAGCGTTTGTTCTCACGGGCCGAGGCCCGGCGCGGCGACTCGTTACCGCGACGCGACCCGCTGGATGACCGGTCCACCGAGGGCCGCCCACCGGCGGAACCACCGCCGCGTGGCACCCGGCCCGCGGACGCACTGTCGTCGGCGGCAACGGGCAGGTCCCGAGCCGACGCGGGACGCGGGCCACCGACCGGTCGCGCCCCGTGGTCGTACCGCTCGTCAGACGGCACGGAATCCACCCCCACGAGCAGCAGCGCACCGGACCCGCAGCCACAGCAGGTCAGTCCGTTTACCGAACGTAAATAGTTCGACCGGAAGCACGGATCTTACCTCCCGGCCGACGTAAGAAGATGAAGGTATAGCCCCGGGCACGCTCCGCAGCAGGGTGCCCGCAACACGACGGCAGGGGGCGCGGTGCGGCCTTCCTCCCGGGACATCCGACAAACCGTAACAAGTCCTCAGGCGCCCCGGGGCAAAGGGATCCTGGAACCGGCCTTACAACAAGGTCCACAACAACGCTGACGTGAAGGTCGACAACGCCGACGTCACCCGGCCGACGCACCAGCCGGCACCCGCTGGCCGCGCTTCGCCGTTCTTGTCCAGGGTCCACGGACCCGCGGACCAGTACTGAAGGCCCGTGGACCAGCACTGAAGGGGCGGTACGGTACCGTTGCCGCGTCGCGCCCGCATGTTGACGATCGAGGACCGCTCCCAACCAGGCGACGACACGGTCACACGCGCGACCGAACACGCGAACTGAACACGTGAAAGACAGTGGGCCAGGAAACACCGCGGACCAAATGGAAGCCGCCGCATCCCGACCCACCGAGTGACGGGCCACCGAGTGACGGGCCACCGCCATCCGCGCTCCTCACACCTCCGGTGGGCTACGTGAGCGCGGCGACCTTCCCACCCGGCACAGGACAGTCCTTCCCTGCACCGGGTGGGCTGGTCGGGGGCAGCGGACCTCCTCGCGCAGGGACGTCACGCCAGGCGCAGGGGGCCCGCCGGGCCCGGCCGCGGACTGGTGAGCCATCCATCCCCGTGCCCGCCGGGCACTGACACGGGAGACGCGACAGCCTTGACGACCGACACGACCCGACCCGCCGCCGCGGCCGACTCCGCGGGCCTCGACCCACGTGACATTCCTGTCGTCATCCTCTGCGGCGGCATGGGCACCCGGTTGCGTGAAGCCAGCGAGAAGCTTCCCAAGCCCCTCGTCGACATCGGCGGGAAGCCGGTGCTGTGGCACATCATGAAGACGTACGAACACTACGGATTCCGCAAGTTCGTACTGTGCCTCGGCTACAAGAGCGACCTGATCAAGAACTACTTCCTGGCCTATCGCCAGCAGGTCGCGGACTTCACGCTGAAGCTCTCCGACGATCACACACCGCAGTTCCACAACACCGCCGGCGACGAGGACTGGGAGGTCACCTTCGCCGAGACCGGGCTGCTGACCGGGACGGGTGCCCGGCTGCGGCGGGTGGCCCAGTACCTGACCGCCCCCCGCTTCATGATCACCTATGGTGACGGGGTCGGCGCCATCAACGTGGCCGACGTCCTCGCCGACCACGTCCGCTCCGGCCGGATCGGCACCGTGACCGGCGTACGGCCCTCCAGCCGTTACGGCGAGCTCGTCACCGAGGGCAACGCGGTGACCCAGTTCGCCGAGAAGCCCCCGGCGACCGGGTGGGTCAGCGGCGGTTACTTCGTCTTCGAGCGCGAGTTCGTCGACAAGTACCTCGACGACGACCCGTCCACCATGCTCGAGCGCCACCCGCTGCAGCAGCTCGCCCGCGACAACCAGCTCACCCTGCACACCCACGAGGGCTTCTGGATGGGCATGGACACCTTCCGCGACTGGACCGAGCTCAACCAGCTGTGGGACGCGGGCGCCGCGCCGTGGCGGGTCTGGGCCGACTGAGCCGGCCGAGCCCATTGAGCCGGCTCAGCCCACCGATCGATCAGAAGCCGGACGCCGAAGGAACCGGACACCGAAGGAAGCGGGCAGCGAAGCCATGAGCACCACCGAGAGCGACGTGGTGGGCCACCGCCTGTACGACCTCGTCGCAGCCCTGATGCCACCGATGCGCTCGATCACCGGCAACGGGGTCCGGGCGACGCTGGACCTGGTGCGGGCGGCACTGCCGGCCCAGGTCCCGCTCACCGTGCACGAGGTACCGACAGGCACGCCCGTCCTCGACTGGACGATCCCGCGGGAGTGGAACGTCGCGGGTGCCCGGCTCATCGGGCCGGACGGCCGGGTCGTCCTGGACGCCGCCGACAACCCCCTGCACCTGCTCGGCTACAGCATCCCGATGCGGGCCAGGATGCCCCTGGCCGAGCTGCGCCACCACCTCTACTCGATGCCGGACCGGCCGGACTGGGTCCCCTACCGGACCTCGTACTACAACGACGCCTGGGGGTTCTGCCTCACCGACCGCCAGCTGGCGGCGCTGCCCGACGGCGAGTACCAGGTGGAGATCGACACCTCGCTCACCGAGGGCTCGCTGACCTACGGCGAGATCGTCCTGCCGGGCACCAGTGACGAGGAGTTCCTCGTCACCACGCACCTGTGCCACCCCGCGATGGCCAACGACAACTCGTCCGGCATCGCGGTGGCGATCGAGCTGGCCGCCGCGCTGGCCGCCCGGACACGCCGGTACACCTACCGGCTGCTGTTCATCCCGGGGACGATCGGTTCCATCACCTGGCTGGCCCTCAACCCGGGCGTGATCGGGCGGATCCGGCACGGCCTGGTACTCACCGGCCTGGGCGACCGCGGTGCTCCGACCTACAAGCGCAGCCGGCGCGGCGACGCGATCATCGACCGGGCCACGGCACGCGCGCTCGCCGAGACGGGACGTCCGCACCGGATCGTGGACTTCTCCCCGTACGGGTATGACGAGCGCCAGTTCTGCTCGCCGGGCTTCGACCTGCCGGTCGGCCGGTTCGGTCGCAGCCAGCACGGCGAGTACCCGGAGTACCACACCTCGGCCGACAACCTCGAGTTCGTGACGCCGGAGTCGCTGGCCGACTCGTTCTCGATCCTGCGGCGCACGATCGAGATCTGCGAGGCCGACCGGGTCTGGCGCAACACCTCCCCCTACGGCGAGCCGCAGCTCGGCCGGCGTGGGCTCTACCGCTCGATCGGCGCGACGATGAACCGCGCGTCGATCGAGATGGGGCTGCTGTGGGTGCTCAACCTGGCCGACGGCACCCGCGGCCTGCTCGACATCGCCGAGCGCGCCGACCTTCCCTTCGACGCGGTCGCGAACGCGGCGGACGCACTGGCCGGCGTGGGCCTGCTGGTCGAGGAGCCGTCGGTGGCAGGGGCGTCCGCGTCCCTGGCAGCGGCATCCCTGGCGGGGG
Encoded proteins:
- a CDS encoding sugar phosphate nucleotidyltransferase, translated to MTTDTTRPAAAADSAGLDPRDIPVVILCGGMGTRLREASEKLPKPLVDIGGKPVLWHIMKTYEHYGFRKFVLCLGYKSDLIKNYFLAYRQQVADFTLKLSDDHTPQFHNTAGDEDWEVTFAETGLLTGTGARLRRVAQYLTAPRFMITYGDGVGAINVADVLADHVRSGRIGTVTGVRPSSRYGELVTEGNAVTQFAEKPPATGWVSGGYFVFEREFVDKYLDDDPSTMLERHPLQQLARDNQLTLHTHEGFWMGMDTFRDWTELNQLWDAGAAPWRVWAD
- a CDS encoding DUF4910 domain-containing protein, producing the protein MSTTESDVVGHRLYDLVAALMPPMRSITGNGVRATLDLVRAALPAQVPLTVHEVPTGTPVLDWTIPREWNVAGARLIGPDGRVVLDAADNPLHLLGYSIPMRARMPLAELRHHLYSMPDRPDWVPYRTSYYNDAWGFCLTDRQLAALPDGEYQVEIDTSLTEGSLTYGEIVLPGTSDEEFLVTTHLCHPAMANDNSSGIAVAIELAAALAARTRRYTYRLLFIPGTIGSITWLALNPGVIGRIRHGLVLTGLGDRGAPTYKRSRRGDAIIDRATARALAETGRPHRIVDFSPYGYDERQFCSPGFDLPVGRFGRSQHGEYPEYHTSADNLEFVTPESLADSFSILRRTIEICEADRVWRNTSPYGEPQLGRRGLYRSIGATMNRASIEMGLLWVLNLADGTRGLLDIAERADLPFDAVANAADALAGVGLLVEEPSVAGASASLAAASLAGASAASVVIG
- a CDS encoding glycoside hydrolase family 26 protein, which codes for MDRLPARGADRAVGPDTGTQRLVRGELPRPFRGEQGSVSQPDPGREESGRATMIMPPVRSNPTPEARPAADTSKATGRRRGTDSARGGRTADDSLDGILPVASSAERGGDRGQEARAGAFAEPAADQTLPNRITDWIIEHWGARSGNHPYIPVVLVVVAVVLALVAWILGPAQHKQENVSASNLTAQTQTQTPAPAAESVAPSAPGAAPGTAPTGTAVAAPATGPVARAATDGLFPSGLAAHTMAEVNAWAQFRDRPVDVVVTYTDRADWDDVVNPWMGRVFASYPGTLVISVPLFPDVGNMTSCAAGDYNAKWRQFGRWLVNQGRGDSFVRLGWEFNGKWFGWYAGTNPTAYVKCFQNASSSIKSAAPAARIDWNLNAHGPDYDAYSVYPGNSYVDVIGIDSYDQYPPSHTVKDFTDQCNAYQGLCDVIRFAQQHSKLFSVPEWGVVALNTVAGGRGAAGGDNPLYIQQMYSVFQQYAGSLAYEAYFNEGDSGDVHSSLVNPNMHPASASMYNSLW
- a CDS encoding MerR family transcriptional regulator translates to MSTTRRRDVHQIGDVAERVGLSLRTVRYYEEAGLLLPVGRTVGGFRLYDKDAVDRLLLIKKMKPLGFTLEEMRSLLVLRDELAQPDLPAQQRAELQARLATWVALAEEKLITLRQQVQVAEAFVGGLHDDAERSSGAT